One window of Cohnella hashimotonis genomic DNA carries:
- a CDS encoding NAD(P)-dependent oxidoreductase — protein sequence MNIGIIGASGKAGDAIAKEAAARGHTVTAIVRSAAKIAGKGWPVLEKDIFDLQASDLQAFDAVVNAFGAPLDQAHLHAEAGRALIAALQGAPDTRLIVVGGAGSLFVDEAKTLRVVDTPDFPEMFKATASNQAQNLQDLQAATGLRWTFVSPSAFFDPAGKRTGAYRKGGDQLLVNAKGDSYVSYADYAIAVVDEIERPAHEGERFTVVGEAE from the coding sequence ATGAACATCGGAATCATCGGAGCAAGCGGAAAAGCGGGCGACGCGATCGCCAAGGAAGCGGCGGCGCGTGGCCATACGGTGACGGCCATCGTCCGCAGCGCGGCCAAGATAGCCGGCAAAGGCTGGCCGGTGCTGGAGAAGGACATCTTCGATCTGCAAGCAAGCGACCTGCAAGCGTTCGACGCGGTCGTGAATGCGTTCGGCGCGCCGCTCGACCAGGCGCATCTGCATGCGGAAGCGGGACGGGCGCTGATCGCGGCGCTGCAGGGTGCGCCGGATACCCGCCTCATCGTCGTGGGCGGCGCGGGCAGCCTTTTTGTCGACGAGGCCAAGACGCTTCGCGTCGTCGATACGCCCGATTTTCCCGAGATGTTCAAGGCGACCGCATCTAACCAGGCGCAAAACCTGCAGGACCTGCAAGCCGCGACCGGCCTCCGCTGGACGTTCGTCAGCCCGTCCGCGTTTTTCGATCCGGCAGGCAAGCGCACCGGCGCTTACCGTAAGGGAGGGGACCAGCTGCTGGTCAACGCGAAGGGCGACAGCTACGTGAGCTACGCGGACTATGCGATCGCGGTCGTAGACGAGATCGAACGGCCCGCGCATGAGGGCGAGCGCTTCACTGTCGTGGGCGAAGCGGAATAA
- a CDS encoding Rrf2 family transcriptional regulator translates to MQISSRFSIGVHILSLLAIRPQDHHTSEWLAGSVGTNPVVIRRVLGHLKKAGLVNVKAGSGGATPAKELDEITLLDVYRAVDVVEADHLFHMHEQPNPACPVGANIEQVLRLMMVKAQAAMEGVLAAVTMRELVDVLAREIEEKRAANG, encoded by the coding sequence ATGCAAATCAGCAGCAGATTTTCCATCGGCGTGCATATCTTGTCCCTGCTGGCGATTCGGCCGCAGGACCACCATACGTCGGAGTGGCTGGCCGGCAGCGTCGGGACGAATCCGGTCGTCATCCGCAGGGTGCTCGGTCATCTGAAGAAGGCCGGACTCGTTAACGTCAAGGCAGGCAGCGGCGGCGCCACGCCGGCGAAGGAACTGGACGAGATCACGCTGCTTGACGTTTATCGCGCGGTTGACGTGGTGGAGGCGGACCATTTGTTCCATATGCACGAGCAGCCGAATCCGGCTTGTCCGGTAGGCGCCAACATCGAGCAGGTGCTGCGCCTGATGATGGTCAAGGCGCAGGCGGCGATGGAGGGCGTACTGGCGGCCGTGACGATGAGAGAGCTCGTCGACGTGCTGGCCCGGGAGATAGAAGAAAAGCGTGCCGCGAACGGCTAA
- a CDS encoding sensor histidine kinase, giving the protein MNFNLYLSALLIASACCSAVVVYLCWKRRELPIAVSYGLCILSTAFYTFGYASELVSASLETIRFWLRIEYIGIPFGTVFWFIMVLQYTGRQAYIRKWTVAVAMVIPFMTFIAHNTNEWHHLFYKSLTLDYSEGFPLARIVRGPLYYVHVVYAYVLILVGVVLLVRMYFKSAPSMKKHVVLMLIGSLAPYASTLVYLSEVLPTPFDISPFGFVLSNIFFLFGIYQFNLLRLAPMALQKVFESMQDAVVLLDLEHNITGFNQAAGRTIQGLGRKNGIGQPAATVFAANPELLRRIDLASASEDKELLMDEAADRYYSVQVSLIADFRSRPAGKMLLLRDVTDAVRSEERLRENARQLRELNAFKDQMFNVVAHDIRDPMAVLLNLTELLEEEASVCGEDHEEIVQEMSRQVHSTFALVESLLEWFRSQRGGMVFVPIVQSLSHSVQRNVRLLQGRSDGKGIRITSDIEPAACVFADKEMLDLVLRNLLSNAIKFTELGGDIRVRAWQTGGFYTVSVSDSGIGIPEDRLYTLLREDNVVSTGGTAGERGVGLGLALCKEFVRLNGGEFWFDSTPEQGSTFYFTVPAAQENAAPDRDPMAEREIG; this is encoded by the coding sequence ATGAACTTCAATTTATACTTGTCCGCCTTGCTCATTGCGTCTGCCTGCTGCTCCGCGGTGGTCGTCTACCTGTGCTGGAAAAGAAGGGAACTGCCGATCGCGGTCAGCTACGGCCTGTGCATCTTGAGCACGGCTTTCTATACGTTCGGCTACGCATCCGAGCTCGTGAGCGCGTCGCTCGAGACCATCCGCTTCTGGCTGCGAATTGAATATATCGGCATTCCGTTCGGCACCGTATTTTGGTTTATCATGGTCCTTCAATATACGGGCAGGCAGGCTTACATACGCAAATGGACCGTTGCCGTCGCGATGGTCATCCCCTTCATGACTTTTATCGCCCACAATACGAACGAATGGCATCATCTTTTTTACAAAAGCCTCACGCTCGATTACTCCGAGGGCTTCCCGCTGGCCCGGATCGTCAGGGGGCCGCTGTACTACGTCCACGTCGTGTACGCTTACGTTCTGATCCTCGTCGGGGTCGTTCTTCTCGTTCGAATGTATTTCAAGTCAGCGCCTTCCATGAAAAAGCATGTCGTTCTTATGCTCATCGGATCGCTTGCGCCTTACGCCTCCACCCTTGTCTATCTTAGCGAGGTTCTGCCCACGCCCTTCGATATCTCTCCCTTCGGCTTCGTCCTCTCGAACATCTTTTTCTTGTTCGGCATTTACCAGTTCAACCTGCTTCGGCTAGCGCCGATGGCGCTGCAGAAGGTATTCGAATCCATGCAGGACGCCGTCGTGCTGCTGGATCTGGAGCACAACATTACCGGCTTCAATCAAGCTGCGGGGCGCACGATCCAGGGCTTGGGCCGCAAAAATGGCATCGGACAGCCTGCTGCGACCGTTTTCGCAGCCAATCCCGAACTTCTCCGCAGGATCGACCTCGCGTCTGCCTCCGAGGACAAGGAACTGTTGATGGACGAAGCGGCGGACCGTTATTACAGCGTACAAGTGTCGCTCATTGCCGACTTTCGATCCAGACCTGCGGGGAAGATGCTGCTGCTGCGAGACGTAACGGATGCCGTACGCTCGGAGGAGCGTCTGCGCGAGAATGCCAGGCAGCTGCGCGAGCTGAACGCGTTCAAGGATCAAATGTTCAACGTGGTGGCGCATGATATCCGGGATCCGATGGCGGTGCTCCTGAATCTGACCGAGCTGCTGGAGGAAGAGGCATCTGTCTGCGGGGAGGATCACGAAGAGATCGTACAAGAGATGAGCCGGCAGGTGCACAGCACGTTCGCGCTCGTCGAGAGCTTGCTTGAGTGGTTCCGCAGTCAACGGGGCGGCATGGTGTTCGTGCCGATCGTGCAGAGCCTGTCCCATTCCGTGCAGCGGAATGTCCGGCTTCTGCAAGGCCGCAGCGACGGCAAGGGCATTCGGATTACATCTGACATCGAGCCGGCCGCTTGCGTATTCGCGGACAAGGAGATGCTCGACCTCGTACTGCGCAACCTGCTGTCCAACGCGATCAAGTTCACCGAGCTTGGCGGCGACATCCGGGTGCGTGCATGGCAAACCGGCGGTTTCTACACCGTCAGCGTCAGCGACTCGGGCATAGGCATTCCCGAAGACAGACTGTATACGCTGCTGCGGGAAGACAATGTCGTGTCTACGGGAGGGACGGCGGGCGAGCGGGGCGTCGGGCTGGGACTTGCGCTATGCAAGGAGTTCGTGCGGCTGAACGGAGGCGAGTTCTGGTTCGACAGCACGCCCGAGCAGGGCAGCACCTTTTACTTCACCGTGCCGGCCGCGCAGGAGAATGCCGCGCCTGACCGCGATCCGATGGCAGAGAGGGAGATCGGATGA
- a CDS encoding collagen-like protein, with protein sequence MKVKGFKTKIAAIIVVAFAGFNIQGSWAATTVLDKISICVSNDGKMNLIDPEGSCRSDQRAYQLNLKGDRGLQGPAGAVGPKGDKGADGAVGPQGPEGPQGLVGPAGPTGETGPEGPAGADGNDGETGPQGPAGADGNDGAVGPQGPAGANGNDGAIGPQGPQGPQGPAGANGIDGAIGPQGPAGANGNDGAIGPQGPAGADGIDGAIGPQGPLGPAGLQGEKGADGAIGPQGPAGPAGPTGSQGPTGATGPQGPIGATGPTGPQGPQGASGAVGIYGDGSGGVLSVAPGTILDLSSGTTNITNLQFTSIVVNGTLIVPSGITLRATGDITVSATGTINVLPGAQDNGDGDPNPGVSLAPAGPGAAGIGLAKLQAAQLTSPPAAAGGAGSRDANGSGGSGGGSIVLAAGGNVSIASGGMINANGLDGTNPNTAGAGIVGAGGGGGGIVVIGAKGSILLSGTIRANGGSGGSGFDGNGGTSEGGGGGGGGGIIHLLGATVNVTGNISVNGGPAGNYAGSSSNYNTGGGGGASGGNGGKGSTTASPVAGAGSPGYAITTITSTPENLLIK encoded by the coding sequence ATGAAGGTAAAGGGATTCAAAACTAAGATTGCGGCGATCATCGTCGTCGCGTTTGCAGGCTTCAACATTCAAGGGTCTTGGGCGGCGACGACGGTGCTGGATAAGATCAGCATCTGCGTCAGCAACGACGGCAAAATGAATCTGATCGACCCGGAGGGCAGTTGCAGGTCCGACCAACGGGCGTACCAGTTGAACCTGAAGGGCGATCGGGGGCTACAGGGACCGGCTGGAGCGGTAGGCCCGAAGGGCGATAAGGGCGCCGACGGCGCGGTCGGACCGCAAGGGCCGGAGGGTCCTCAAGGACTTGTCGGCCCGGCCGGTCCTACGGGTGAGACCGGACCGGAAGGGCCGGCGGGCGCAGACGGCAACGACGGTGAGACCGGACCGCAAGGGCCGGCGGGCGCAGACGGCAACGACGGTGCGGTCGGACCGCAAGGGCCGGCGGGCGCAAACGGCAACGATGGCGCTATCGGTCCGCAAGGTCCGCAAGGTCCGCAAGGGCCTGCGGGCGCAAACGGCATCGATGGCGCTATCGGTCCGCAAGGGCCGGCGGGCGCAAACGGCAACGATGGCGCTATCGGTCCGCAGGGGCCGGCGGGCGCAGATGGCATCGATGGCGCTATCGGTCCGCAAGGGCCGCTTGGCCCCGCAGGTCTGCAAGGGGAAAAAGGCGCCGACGGCGCAATCGGCCCGCAAGGACCTGCCGGTCCGGCAGGCCCGACGGGATCGCAAGGCCCGACAGGCGCGACCGGTCCCCAAGGCCCGATTGGCGCCACTGGCCCGACGGGTCCGCAAGGGCCGCAAGGTGCCAGCGGCGCGGTCGGCATTTATGGAGACGGAAGCGGCGGCGTGCTGAGTGTCGCCCCCGGTACCATCTTGGATTTGTCCTCGGGGACGACAAACATAACTAACCTTCAATTTACGTCGATTGTCGTCAACGGGACGTTAATCGTACCAAGCGGCATTACGCTTAGAGCGACAGGCGATATTACGGTATCGGCCACTGGGACGATCAATGTCCTGCCGGGCGCACAGGACAACGGGGACGGCGACCCGAATCCGGGCGTTTCTCTGGCGCCTGCCGGGCCTGGCGCTGCCGGCATCGGTCTCGCCAAGCTGCAGGCCGCCCAATTGACGAGCCCTCCGGCAGCGGCCGGCGGTGCGGGCAGTCGGGACGCGAATGGCAGCGGAGGCAGCGGCGGGGGCTCCATCGTTCTGGCCGCAGGCGGGAACGTCAGCATCGCCAGCGGCGGGATGATCAATGCCAACGGACTGGACGGAACGAATCCGAATACGGCCGGCGCAGGCATCGTAGGCGCGGGCGGAGGCGGAGGCGGCATCGTGGTGATCGGCGCGAAAGGCAGCATTTTGTTGTCGGGCACGATCCGGGCTAACGGCGGCAGCGGCGGCAGCGGCTTCGACGGCAATGGCGGCACTTCCGAAGGCGGCGGAGGCGGTGGCGGTGGCGGCATTATCCACTTGCTGGGCGCAACGGTCAACGTGACAGGCAACATAAGCGTAAATGGCGGACCGGCGGGCAACTACGCGGGCTCGTCGAGCAATTACAACACGGGCGGCGGCGGCGGCGCCAGCGGCGGAAACGGCGGCAAGGGCAGCACGACGGCGAGCCCTGTTGCAGGCGCGGGCTCTCCCGGATACGCGATCACGACGATCACGTCGACACCGGAGAATCTGTTAATCAAGTAA